The DNA region TCCTTGCTTCCCGAGGCAGGGCTTGTCTCGTCTCGTCTCGCGCGTATCCGGCCTGTTCTCGTTAGTTTCGGAGAGGCAGGCATGCAGCGGAGCACCTCGTTCGGGACGTCGTGGGCGGACCAGTGGGACTACGGCGGCGACCCGAGCCCGAGGGCGTCGCGTGATCACTTGGGGAAGAGCGGCGGCGTGGGGGAGAAGACcaaggtggcggcggcgagcgggCTGAGAAAAGTGAAGGACGGCACGGCGCAGGGGTTCCAGTGGATCAAGGACAAGTGCCAGAGGAagaacagcggcggcggcaagaagcagaagcagaagcagagcTCGGAGGTCGCCGGGTGCTGATGATCGTGTTAGGCTGGTC from Phragmites australis chromosome 8, lpPhrAust1.1, whole genome shotgun sequence includes:
- the LOC133925840 gene encoding uncharacterized protein LOC133925840, coding for MQRSTSFGTSWADQWDYGGDPSPRASRDHLGKSGGVGEKTKVAAASGLRKVKDGTAQGFQWIKDKCQRKNSGGGKKQKQKQSSEVAGC